One genomic region from Doryrhamphus excisus isolate RoL2022-K1 chromosome 14, RoL_Dexc_1.0, whole genome shotgun sequence encodes:
- the LOC131101920 gene encoding tubulointerstitial nephritis antigen-like produces the protein MKLLLCSAVVLLLVAAEGSADTSPLRRTKRELAGPLHTGGIRDPFGSYCQRRGGCCPGRDDLCTVPYLDTICYCDLFCNRTVSDCCPDFWGHCLGVAPPFIGSCERNGNRFFSGQTYKENCNLCTCGTTGRWECEQNACLMDRDMIHAVNRGNYGWRAANYTQMYGMNLDEGIRYRLGTQRPSRNIMNMNEIQMNMDSQGDVLPLSFNSVDKWPGKIHEPLDQGNCAASWAFSTAAVASDRISIQSMGHMTPQLSPQNLISCDTRNQGGCAGGRVDGAWWYLRRRGVVTETCYPYQPPQHTPAEVARCMMQSRSVGRGKRQATQHCPNAHNYHNDIYQSTPPYRLSSDEKEIMKEIMDNGPVQAIMEVHEDFFIYKSGIYKHTDVSFTKPPQYRKHGTHSVRITGWGEDRNLDGTTRKYWIAANSWGKNWGEDGYFRIARGDNECEIETFVIGVWGRITMEDMHHHHHHRRRHV, from the exons ATGAAGCTCCTCCTGTGCAGCGCCGTGGTCCTGCTCCTAGTGGCGGCAGAGGGAAGTGCAGACACAAGCCCCCTCAGAAGGACCAAGAGGGAGCTGGCGGGGCCGCTCCACACGGGCGGCATCCGTGACCCGTTTGGCTCGTACTGCCAGAGGAGAGGAGGCTGCTGCCCGGGAAGGGACGACCTTTGCACCGTGCCTTACTTGGACACCATCTGCTACTGCGACCTCTTCTGCAACCGCACCGTGTCCGACTGCTGCCCCGACTTCTGGGGTCACTGCCTGGGTGTGGCCCCTCCTTTCATTG GCTCCTGTGAACGAAACGGCAACAGGTTCTTCTCGGGTCAAACCTACAAGGAGAACTGCAACTTGTG CACATGCGGCACCACGGGACGCTGGGAATGCGAGCAAAATGCCTGCCTGATGGACAGGGACATGATCCACGCCGTCAACAGAGGGAATTATGG ATGGCGGGCCGCTAACTACACCCAAATGTATGGCATGAACCTGGACGAGGGCATCCGCTACCGGCTGGGCACGCAGAGACCCTCCAGGAACATCATGAACATGAATGAGATCCAG ATGAACATGGATTCCCAGGGCGACGTCTTGCCGCTGTCTTTCAACTCGGTGGACAAGTGGCCCGGGAAGATCCACGAACCGCTGGACCAGGGCAACTGTGCCGCCTCCTGGGCTTTCTCCACGGCTG CCGTGGCATCTGACAGAATCTCCATCCAGTCCATGGGTCACATGACTCCTCAGCTGTCGCCGCAGAACCTCATTTCCTGCGACACGAGGAACCAGGGCGGTTGCGCCGGGGGGCGTGTCGACGGCGCCTGGTGGTATCTCCGCCGCAgagg GGTGGTGACAGAGACCTGCTACCCATACCAGCCCCCCCAGCACACGCCGGCAGAGGTGGCCCGCTGCATGATGCAGAGCCGCTCGGTGGGGCGGGGCAAGAGGCAGGCCACCCAGCACTGCCCCAACGCCCACAACTACCACAACGACATCTACCAGTCCACGCCGCCGTACAGGCTCTCGTCCGAC GAAAAGGAGATCATGAAGGAGATTATGGATAACGGCCCCGTGCAAG CCATCATGGAGGTCCACGAGGATTTCTTCATCTACAAGAGCGGCATCTACAAGCACACGGACGTCAGCTTCACCAAGCCGCCGCAGTACCGCAAACACGGCACGCACTCTGTCAGGATCACGGG GTGGGGCGAGGACAGGAACCTTGACGGAACCACCAGGAAGTACTGG ATTGCCGCCAACTCCTGGGGGAAGAACTGGGGCGAGGACGGTTACTTCCGCATCGCCCGCGGGGACAACGAGTGCGAGATAGAAACGTTTGTGATTGGCGTGTGGGGCCGCATCACCATGGAGGacatgcaccaccaccaccatcatcgtCGCCGCCATGTTTAG
- the LOC131101815 gene encoding lens fiber membrane intrinsic protein-like, which produces MYSFMGGGLFCAIVGNILLVVSTATDYWMQYRVSSSYAHQGLWRYCVANKCYMQTDNIAYWTATKAFMILSGMACFAGVIAGLMSFSHFSSFGRFNRSFAAGILFFISTLFVLLAMSIYTAVTINFLGRCFGDWRFSWSYILGWVAVLMTFFAGVFYICAYRMCECRRTTR; this is translated from the exons ATGTACAGCTTCATGGGAGGGGGCCTCTTCTGCGCCATCGTGGGCAACATCCTGCTGGTGGTCTCCACCGCCACCGACTACTGGATGCAGTACCGCGTGTCCAGCAGCTACGCCCACCAGGGCCTGTGGAGGTACTGCGTGGCCAACAAGTGCTACATGCAGACGGACAACATAG CCTACTGGACCGCCACCAAGGCCTTCATGATCCTGTCTGGCATGGCCTGCTTTGCCGGCGTCATCGCCGGCCTCATGTCCTTTTCTCACTTCTCCTCCTTTGGAAGATTCAATCGCTCCTTTGCTGCGGGAATCCTCTTTTTCATCTCCA CCTTATTTGTGCTGCTGGCGATGTCCATCTACACGGCGGTGACCATCAACTTCCTGGGCAGATGTTTTGGGGACTGGCGCTTCTCCTGGTCTTACATCCTGGGCTGGGTGGCCGTGCTCATGACCTTCTTCGCAG GTGTTTTCTACATCTGCGCCTACAGGATGTGCGAGTGCAGGAGAACGACGCGTTAG